GAAGCAATAAAAGCGCTAGAACGATTGGGTTTTACAATAGTGCGTCAACGAGGCAGCCACATCGTCCTTCGAAGGAATTCTTCTGGCTGTGTCGTGCCAAACCATCGTGAACTAAAATTGGGAACTCTGAGTGGCGTACTCAAGCAAGCGGGAGTGTCATTAGATGAGTTTATTAAAGCATTGCACGTTTGATTTTCCTTTTTTATAACCAAAGTTATGGACTTCAAGCTTCTGCCATTGGAGATACCTTCTAATGAGCCATTCAGATATGACGCTTTAAATAGAAAATCTTCTATTGAATTTCTT
This region of Thermodesulfovibrionia bacterium genomic DNA includes:
- a CDS encoding type II toxin-antitoxin system HicA family toxin, whose protein sequence is MPKLPVISGIEAIKALERLGFTIVRQRGSHIVLRRNSSGCVVPNHRELKLGTLSGVLKQAGVSLDEFIKALHV